One genomic region from Uloborus diversus isolate 005 chromosome 2, Udiv.v.3.1, whole genome shotgun sequence encodes:
- the LOC129216499 gene encoding protein sax-3-like gives MLNSKSDLNRKMLREDFRIVPKFVVAAVGDVATLECAPPKGHPEPAVRWRKDGEVVSISKSGRIRIVPPGNLVISEVRQSDEGRYSCVAQNLAGVRESLPVHMTVHVKPFFVQEPEHLTVLAYTDVLFSCKVDGDPKPAVSWHRKDGKLPGGRQVFSI, from the exons atgttaaacagtaAAAGTgacttaaacagaaaga TGTTAAGAGAAGACTTTCGTATTGTGCCTAAATTTGTGGTGGCTGCAGTGGGAGATGTTGCAACTTTGGAATGTGCTCCTCCTAAGGGTCATCCCGAACCAGCTGTTCGGTGGCGAAAAGACGGTGAGGTGGTATCCATCAGCAAAAGTGGCCGCATCCGAATTGTTCCTCCTGGCAACCTTGTTATTTCTGAAGTTCGGCAAAGCGATGAAGGGCGTTACTCCTGTGTTGCTCAGAATTTGGCGGGTGTCAGAGAATCTTTGCCTGTTCATATGACAGTACATG tgaagCCATTTTTTGTTCAAGAGCCAGAACATTTGACTGTCTTAGCCTATACAGATGTATTATTTTCTTGTAAAGTTGATGGAGATCCAAAACCTGCAGTATCATGGCACAGAAAAGATGGAAAACTCCCTGGAGGAAGGCAagtattttcaatttaa